In Synechococcus sp. A18-25c, a single window of DNA contains:
- a CDS encoding neuromedin U yields MSFFARWLLSVVVRSLLAGLAASLLIAEPVAAQRNPITSFTRLWGEWDVVPNTQWAPKAVDPSAQPDRSIQIFKFQPVVPFRLNDDWTVLTRTIFRFISLPTADPLIGLSPAGGPALLGWDQRSQAGLADISPTAFLVPDLGPDLTIGLGSSLVVPVGDGAIDSGKLSVGPALLAFFHRGSWVVGARMRNVWSVGGQSDRDDVNRMVVRGLLRYQLNPDWYLISSPIIAADWTQPDGKGWVVPVGGGVGRSFRLAGQPMQVSVEGYYNAVKPQVLGEELLGDWTIRTQWQILFPN; encoded by the coding sequence GTGTCGTTTTTCGCGCGCTGGTTGTTGTCAGTGGTGGTTCGTTCTCTGCTCGCTGGCCTTGCGGCGAGCTTGTTGATCGCCGAGCCGGTTGCCGCCCAGCGCAATCCGATCACGTCCTTCACGCGACTGTGGGGTGAGTGGGATGTGGTCCCGAACACGCAATGGGCTCCCAAGGCTGTCGATCCATCGGCGCAGCCCGATCGCTCGATCCAGATCTTCAAATTTCAGCCCGTCGTTCCTTTCCGACTGAACGACGACTGGACCGTGCTGACGCGCACGATCTTTCGCTTCATCTCCTTGCCCACGGCGGATCCCCTGATTGGGCTGTCGCCAGCAGGTGGGCCCGCACTGCTGGGCTGGGATCAGCGCAGTCAGGCCGGCCTGGCCGACATCAGTCCCACCGCCTTTCTGGTTCCGGATCTCGGCCCTGACTTAACCATCGGCCTGGGCTCATCGCTGGTGGTGCCTGTCGGTGATGGCGCGATAGACAGCGGCAAGTTGTCCGTCGGTCCTGCACTTCTGGCCTTTTTTCATCGCGGCTCCTGGGTCGTGGGGGCGCGCATGCGCAATGTGTGGTCGGTGGGTGGCCAGTCCGATCGCGACGACGTCAACCGCATGGTGGTGCGTGGACTGTTGCGCTACCAATTGAATCCCGACTGGTATCTGATTTCCTCTCCGATCATTGCCGCCGATTGGACCCAGCCGGATGGCAAAGGCTGGGTCGTGCCGGTTGGCGGCGGTGTGGGTCGCTCGTTCCGGCTGGCCGGTCAGCCCATGCAGGTGTCGGTGGAGGGCTACTACAACGCGGTGAAGCCTCAGGTGTTGGGTGAGGAGTTGCTGGGTGACTGGACGATCCGCACCCAGTGGCAGATCCTCTTTCCCAACTGA
- the gcvH gene encoding glycine cleavage system protein GcvH, producing MAFDFPANYRYADSHEYAWQDDGSVRIGLSAYAVDQLGDIVFVDLPDVGTELNRGGGFGTVESVKAVEEMYAPLSGEVLTRNEAVLDDPEQLQNDPHGQGWLLVIRPSDPDQFEQLMDAATYATKVAAA from the coding sequence ATGGCTTTCGACTTTCCTGCCAACTACCGCTACGCCGACAGCCATGAATACGCCTGGCAGGACGATGGGTCAGTGCGGATTGGCTTGAGTGCCTATGCCGTTGATCAGCTCGGCGACATCGTGTTCGTTGATCTTCCAGATGTGGGTACGGAGCTCAACCGTGGTGGTGGGTTCGGAACTGTGGAATCCGTCAAAGCAGTTGAGGAGATGTATGCCCCTCTCAGCGGTGAGGTGCTCACTCGGAATGAAGCGGTTCTGGATGACCCTGAGCAGCTCCAGAACGATCCCCATGGCCAGGGCTGGTTGTTGGTGATCCGGCCCAGCGATCCGGATCAATTCGAGCAGCTCATGGATGCGGCCACCTATGCCACCAAGGTTGCAGCGGCATAA
- a CDS encoding fatty acid desaturase, whose product MVSSVIDTPSPPSRPAASHRALQLATLLHQPRKGEQPVPAERGKNWLTIGFMIVIHALSLLALAHTFWSWQAVASMLILYWVTACLGVTIGYHRLLSHRSFQLPQWLERFFATCGALSCQHGPIDWVGLHRHHHKFSDTDADHHNSHRGFWWSHMGWMFEAIPAMQAVPRMTGDLAKDPYYRWLNNWFLALQLPLAGLLFWIGTTTGAGGWGLVLWGIPLRLVLVYHVTWLVNSATHCWGTVAHDSGDASRNNKWVAALTFGEGWHNNHHAFPHSARHGLQPGQIDLTWEHIRLMRALGLAKKVRLPAAS is encoded by the coding sequence ATGGTTTCCAGCGTGATTGACACGCCGTCACCGCCCAGTCGCCCTGCAGCCTCGCACCGTGCTCTGCAGCTGGCAACCCTGTTGCACCAACCACGCAAGGGCGAACAGCCCGTGCCCGCAGAGCGTGGCAAAAACTGGCTCACAATCGGATTCATGATCGTGATTCACGCCCTGAGCCTGTTGGCCCTGGCTCATACCTTTTGGAGCTGGCAAGCCGTGGCCAGCATGCTGATTCTCTACTGGGTGACCGCCTGCCTCGGCGTCACCATCGGCTATCACCGTCTGCTGTCCCACCGCTCCTTCCAGTTGCCGCAATGGCTGGAACGCTTCTTCGCCACCTGCGGTGCCCTGAGCTGCCAGCACGGCCCGATCGACTGGGTGGGGCTGCATCGCCATCACCACAAGTTCTCCGATACGGATGCGGATCACCACAACAGCCATCGCGGCTTCTGGTGGAGCCACATGGGCTGGATGTTCGAGGCGATCCCGGCCATGCAGGCCGTGCCCCGCATGACCGGTGACCTGGCCAAGGACCCGTACTACCGCTGGCTGAACAACTGGTTCCTGGCGCTTCAACTGCCCCTGGCTGGGCTGCTGTTCTGGATCGGCACCACCACCGGCGCCGGCGGCTGGGGGCTGGTGCTCTGGGGCATCCCCCTACGCCTGGTGCTCGTCTATCACGTCACTTGGCTCGTAAACTCCGCCACCCACTGCTGGGGCACCGTGGCCCATGACAGCGGCGACGCCTCTCGCAATAACAAGTGGGTGGCAGCGCTGACCTTTGGCGAGGGCTGGCACAACAACCACCACGCCTTCCCCCACTCCGCACGTCACGGTCTTCAGCCGGGCCAAATCGACCTCACCTGGGAGCACATCCGTCTGATGCGCGCCCTTGGCCTGGCCAAGAAAGTACGCCTGCCGGCGGCGTCGTAA
- the rplI gene encoding 50S ribosomal protein L9 — MAKRVQVVLNEDVLSLGRDGDLVDVAPGYARNFLLPFGKAVPVTPAVMKQVEHRRAKEAERQAALKQEAVAFRTALDTIGRFTVKKQTGDDDVLFGTVTNGDVAEVIEEATKKEVDRRDITVPDIHRTGNYKVQVKLHSEVTAEINLEVVSY, encoded by the coding sequence ATGGCCAAGCGCGTACAAGTCGTCCTGAACGAGGACGTTCTCAGCCTCGGCCGTGACGGCGATCTGGTGGACGTTGCTCCCGGCTACGCCCGCAACTTCCTGCTGCCCTTCGGCAAAGCCGTTCCTGTCACTCCCGCAGTGATGAAGCAGGTGGAACACCGCCGAGCCAAGGAAGCCGAGCGTCAGGCCGCCTTGAAGCAGGAAGCGGTTGCCTTCCGCACCGCTCTCGACACCATCGGCCGCTTCACCGTCAAGAAGCAGACCGGTGATGACGACGTGCTGTTCGGCACCGTCACCAACGGCGATGTGGCCGAAGTGATCGAGGAGGCCACCAAGAAAGAAGTGGATCGTCGCGACATCACCGTTCCCGACATTCATCGCACCGGCAACTACAAGGTGCAGGTAAAGCTTCACAGCGAAGTGACCGCTGAGATCAACCTGGAAGTGGTCAGCTACTGA
- a CDS encoding fatty acid desaturase, which translates to MRAAVMSPRERLPRRQRKFKGGTTSFMVVMHVLATVALLPRFWSWQGVIAFGVLYWATVLGVTLGLHRLVAHRSFEVPRWLERVLVVMGTLACQSGPIDWVALHRHHHKYSDQPNDHHDAGRGLWWSHSEWMLHDIPALEHKERFGGDLINDRFYVWLDRWFLLLQIPIGLALYWYGNAAGVHGGGLGLVLWAIPLRLVVVYHVTWLVNSATHAFGYRNFDCPDLSRNCWWVAVLSFGEGWHNNHHAFPASARHGLRPFEIDITWLHIRLLQKLGLTRRVRQARYPG; encoded by the coding sequence ATGCGCGCTGCGGTGATGTCGCCCCGTGAACGCCTTCCCCGCCGACAGCGCAAGTTCAAGGGCGGCACCACCTCCTTCATGGTGGTGATGCACGTGCTCGCAACCGTGGCTCTGCTGCCGCGCTTCTGGAGCTGGCAAGGGGTGATCGCCTTCGGCGTTCTTTACTGGGCGACCGTGCTGGGCGTCACCCTCGGCCTGCATCGCCTGGTGGCACACCGCAGTTTTGAGGTTCCCCGCTGGTTGGAACGCGTGCTGGTGGTGATGGGCACACTCGCCTGTCAGAGCGGACCGATCGATTGGGTGGCGCTGCATCGCCATCACCACAAATATTCAGATCAACCCAACGACCACCACGATGCTGGACGCGGTCTGTGGTGGAGCCACAGCGAATGGATGCTTCACGACATTCCCGCGTTGGAGCACAAGGAACGCTTTGGCGGCGATCTGATCAACGATCGCTTCTACGTGTGGCTGGATCGCTGGTTCTTGCTGTTGCAGATTCCCATCGGCCTGGCGCTCTATTGGTACGGCAATGCTGCGGGCGTTCACGGCGGTGGCCTCGGCCTGGTGCTTTGGGCCATCCCCCTGCGCCTGGTGGTCGTGTATCACGTCACCTGGTTGGTGAATTCCGCCACACACGCTTTCGGCTATCGCAATTTCGATTGCCCCGACCTGTCGCGCAACTGCTGGTGGGTGGCGGTGCTGTCGTTTGGAGAGGGTTGGCACAACAACCATCACGCCTTTCCCGCCAGCGCACGTCACGGCCTGCGCCCGTTTGAGATCGACATCACCTGGTTGCACATCCGCCTGCTGCAGAAACTTGGCCTCACCCGTCGGGTGCGTCAGGCGCGCTACCCCGGCTGA
- the dnaB gene encoding replicative DNA helicase produces MVSVPMPGPGGESAEGGRRGFGKGRQRDEPSFEALPDSIPPQNLEAEEAVLGGILLDPDAIGRVADVLQPEAFYLNAHREIFRTAVMLHSQGKPTDLTAMTAWLADTGALEKVGGSSRLVELVERVASTASIEQVARLVMDKFLRRQLIRSGNEVIQLGFDQSLPMEQVLDKAEQTIFAISQEKPSKGLTPTAEILTSTFNEIESRSLGTSVAGIPVNFYDLDAMTQGLQRSDLIIVAGRPAMGKTSIVLNLAKNVAQLHDLPVCVFSLEMSKEQLTYRLLSMEVGIEAGRLRTGRLQQDEWPLLGQGINTLGQLPIYIDDKPNSGVLEMRSLCRRLMAEQGKELGLVVIDYLQLMEGSSPDNRVQEISRITRALKQMARELNVPVIALSQLSRGVESRTNKRPMLSDLRESGSIEQDADLVLMIYRDEYYNPETPDRGITEVIVTKHRNGPVGTVKLLFEPQFTRFRNLAA; encoded by the coding sequence ATGGTGAGCGTTCCCATGCCTGGTCCTGGCGGCGAGTCCGCCGAGGGGGGACGCCGCGGTTTCGGCAAGGGTCGCCAACGAGACGAGCCCAGCTTTGAAGCCCTGCCTGACTCGATTCCTCCCCAGAATCTGGAAGCTGAGGAAGCCGTTCTTGGCGGAATCCTGCTCGACCCCGATGCCATCGGCCGTGTGGCGGATGTGCTGCAGCCGGAAGCGTTCTATCTCAATGCCCACCGGGAGATTTTCCGCACGGCGGTGATGCTCCACAGCCAGGGCAAACCCACCGACCTTACGGCGATGACGGCCTGGCTGGCCGATACAGGTGCGCTCGAGAAAGTTGGCGGCAGCAGCCGGCTGGTGGAGCTGGTCGAACGCGTGGCCTCCACCGCGTCGATCGAGCAGGTGGCCCGACTGGTGATGGACAAGTTCCTGCGCCGCCAGCTGATCCGCTCCGGCAACGAGGTGATTCAACTGGGCTTTGATCAGAGCCTGCCGATGGAGCAGGTGCTCGACAAAGCCGAGCAGACGATCTTTGCCATCAGCCAGGAAAAACCATCGAAAGGTCTCACCCCCACGGCGGAGATTCTCACCAGCACCTTCAACGAAATCGAAAGCCGCTCCCTGGGCACCTCCGTGGCGGGCATCCCGGTGAACTTCTACGACCTGGATGCCATGACCCAGGGCCTGCAACGCAGTGACCTGATCATCGTGGCCGGACGTCCCGCCATGGGAAAAACCTCGATCGTGCTCAACCTGGCCAAGAACGTGGCGCAGCTGCATGACCTGCCGGTTTGCGTGTTCTCCCTGGAAATGAGCAAGGAGCAGCTCACTTACAGGCTGCTGTCGATGGAGGTGGGCATCGAAGCCGGTCGGCTGCGCACCGGTCGGCTGCAACAGGACGAGTGGCCGCTCCTGGGGCAAGGCATCAACACACTCGGCCAGCTGCCGATCTACATCGACGACAAACCGAATTCAGGCGTGCTGGAAATGCGCTCGCTCTGCCGCAGGCTGATGGCAGAACAGGGCAAGGAGCTAGGCCTGGTGGTGATCGACTACTTGCAGCTGATGGAAGGATCGAGCCCTGACAACCGCGTGCAGGAAATTTCGCGGATCACCCGTGCCCTCAAACAGATGGCCCGGGAGCTGAACGTGCCGGTCATCGCGCTCTCCCAGCTGAGCCGTGGCGTGGAGTCACGCACCAACAAACGACCGATGCTCAGCGACCTGAGGGAATCCGGCTCGATCGAGCAGGACGCCGACCTGGTGCTGATGATCTACCGCGACGAGTACTACAACCCGGAAACACCCGACCGCGGCATCACCGAAGTGATCGTGACCAAGCACCGCAACGGTCCGGTGGGCACCGTGAAGCTGTTGTTCGAGCCCCAGTTCACCCGCTTCCGCAACCTGGCGGCTTGA
- a CDS encoding helix-turn-helix domain-containing protein, which yields MSRGPLQGRLRIFHLGAIRFNLLETNQSLFLSGTRRPKPCTVAIPLEEPKASSPYRAQGIPVAWPALMGYNRHLTDFDLRIPAGARLATIVIGKEILMEQLDRRGGSERTLERWESTNQLELQPELQQTLRDQLNNRIARGEQRWTPEEPDQLLDTVIRCFEQPKARTSLVAKREARHEAAIDLLHWCARRPTAIVTADELSAELFQSRTSLFRGSREHFERTPLELQRSIRMDRVRQLLLDPARRASQGLTGVGDSAASMGFTSRSHFARHYQEQYGEQPQETLTNGLQATS from the coding sequence ATGAGCCGCGGGCCGCTCCAGGGCCGACTGCGCATCTTTCACCTCGGCGCGATTCGCTTCAATCTGCTGGAAACCAATCAAAGCCTTTTTCTCAGCGGAACCCGGCGGCCGAAACCATGCACTGTGGCCATCCCTCTGGAGGAGCCCAAGGCGTCATCGCCCTATCGGGCGCAAGGCATTCCCGTGGCATGGCCAGCCTTGATGGGATACAACCGCCACCTCACCGACTTCGACCTGAGGATCCCAGCTGGTGCCCGGCTGGCCACCATCGTGATTGGCAAAGAAATCCTGATGGAGCAGCTGGACCGACGGGGAGGCAGCGAGCGCACCCTGGAACGCTGGGAGAGCACCAATCAACTGGAACTACAGCCTGAACTTCAGCAGACTTTGCGGGATCAGCTCAACAACCGAATTGCACGGGGTGAGCAGCGGTGGACCCCCGAAGAACCCGACCAGCTGCTGGACACCGTAATTCGCTGTTTTGAACAGCCCAAGGCACGCACCTCACTGGTGGCCAAGCGTGAAGCACGCCATGAAGCCGCCATCGACCTGCTGCATTGGTGCGCCAGGCGCCCGACGGCAATCGTCACCGCTGACGAACTCAGCGCCGAGCTGTTCCAATCGCGTACGTCGTTGTTCCGGGGATCCAGGGAACATTTCGAACGCACACCCCTGGAACTGCAACGCTCGATCCGCATGGATCGCGTCAGGCAACTGCTGCTAGACCCGGCCCGCCGAGCGAGCCAAGGCCTGACCGGTGTTGGCGACAGCGCAGCATCGATGGGCTTCACCAGCCGCAGCCACTTCGCCCGTCACTATCAAGAGCAGTACGGGGAGCAACCGCAGGAGACGCTCACCAACGGACTGCAAGCCACAAGCTGA
- a CDS encoding methionine gamma-lyase family protein → MDPSEAEAFAQRHVLAVRDRLEPLARERTAEVTLRLQKILDALAAERVGTQHFASVSGYGHGDQGREVIDRVFARVLGAEAAAVRLQFVSGTHAIAAALFGVLRPGDRMLSITGRPYDTLEEVIGLRGEGQGSLKEFGVAYDELLLTEDGAVDLQALDQALEQPRRLILIQRSCGYSWRPSLTVEVIGQLCARIHARQPDCVCFVDNCYGELVEPQEPCDVGADLVAGSLIKNLGGTIAPAGGYVAGRADLVEQACCRLTAPGIGSEGGTGFDLHRLLLQGLFLAPQMVTEALIGADLVAGVFAELGYAVQPVAGAQRGDLIQAVQLGRPEPLKLICRAFQACSPVGSYLDPVPAAMPGYASDLVMAGGTFIDGSTSEFSADAPLREPFNLYVQGGTHRAHVELALIKALAALAAAGHLDLAQTG, encoded by the coding sequence ATGGATCCCAGCGAGGCAGAGGCATTTGCCCAGCGTCATGTGCTGGCGGTACGAGACCGTTTGGAGCCCCTGGCCCGTGAGCGCACGGCGGAGGTGACGCTGCGTCTGCAGAAGATTCTGGATGCGTTGGCTGCCGAGCGAGTGGGCACGCAGCACTTTGCTTCCGTGAGTGGTTATGGCCACGGCGACCAGGGGCGTGAGGTGATCGACCGTGTGTTCGCTCGCGTCCTGGGGGCTGAAGCGGCAGCGGTGCGGCTGCAATTCGTCAGTGGCACCCATGCCATTGCCGCTGCATTGTTTGGCGTGCTGCGGCCCGGTGATCGGATGTTGTCGATCACCGGGCGTCCCTACGACACGCTGGAGGAAGTGATCGGTTTGCGCGGCGAGGGACAGGGGTCGTTGAAGGAGTTCGGCGTCGCTTACGACGAACTGCTGCTCACCGAAGATGGTGCCGTGGATCTCCAGGCACTCGATCAGGCTCTGGAGCAACCGCGCCGTCTGATCCTGATCCAACGCAGCTGTGGCTACAGCTGGCGTCCTTCTCTGACCGTGGAGGTAATCGGGCAGCTCTGTGCACGCATTCATGCGCGTCAGCCCGACTGTGTGTGTTTCGTGGACAACTGCTATGGCGAGTTGGTGGAGCCGCAGGAACCTTGTGATGTGGGGGCGGATTTGGTGGCCGGTTCGTTGATCAAGAACCTCGGCGGCACGATTGCGCCCGCCGGCGGTTATGTGGCCGGCCGGGCTGATCTGGTGGAACAGGCCTGCTGCCGGCTGACCGCGCCGGGGATCGGCAGTGAGGGTGGCACGGGCTTCGACCTGCACCGCTTGCTGCTGCAGGGGCTGTTTCTGGCGCCACAGATGGTGACGGAAGCCTTGATCGGTGCGGATTTGGTGGCCGGTGTGTTCGCGGAACTGGGCTATGCCGTGCAGCCCGTCGCCGGTGCCCAGCGTGGTGATCTGATTCAGGCGGTGCAGCTGGGTCGTCCTGAGCCTCTCAAGTTGATCTGCAGAGCGTTCCAGGCCTGTTCACCGGTGGGTTCTTATTTGGATCCGGTGCCCGCCGCCATGCCGGGGTATGCCAGTGATCTGGTCATGGCCGGTGGCACTTTCATTGATGGCAGCACCAGTGAGTTCTCCGCCGATGCGCCGTTGCGAGAGCCGTTCAATCTCTACGTACAGGGAGGGACCCATCGTGCCCATGTGGAGTTGGCGCTGATCAAGGCGCTGGCGGCCTTGGCAGCAGCAGGACACTTGGATCTGGCCCAGACTGGGTGA